Proteins found in one Nostoc sp. NIES-3756 genomic segment:
- a CDS encoding ROK family protein, with protein MALILALDFGGTKLAAALVKSSCREWLRYERRLSPSNADANTDLEIMRSLIASLLQDATPTAIGVSFGGPVDATTGTVRLSHHVSGWENIPLKNLLEQEFGVPTNVDNDANVAALGEYRFGAGKGYDSLFYITISTGVGGGWILNGKLWQGAGGMAGEIGHMVVDPAGPVCLCGKRGCVERFASGPYMAQNAKDILQNQQQHGNILRNLIQNDLNLLTGQLISQAASKGDSIAQAVLLKSAWALGVGIGNIANLINPQRFILGGSVTKAGEIWWNTLQTTARETALPEVSFEIVPAALGDDAPLWGAVALAEHNNSNS; from the coding sequence ATGGCATTAATCTTAGCACTGGATTTTGGGGGAACGAAGCTAGCCGCAGCATTAGTAAAGTCTAGTTGTAGAGAATGGCTACGTTATGAACGCCGACTTTCCCCAAGCAATGCAGATGCTAACACAGACTTAGAAATAATGCGATCGCTCATTGCTTCCCTACTCCAAGATGCAACACCCACAGCCATCGGTGTCAGCTTTGGCGGCCCCGTAGACGCAACCACAGGTACAGTCAGACTTTCTCATCACGTTTCTGGTTGGGAAAATATACCCCTAAAAAACCTACTAGAACAAGAGTTTGGTGTACCTACCAATGTAGATAATGATGCCAACGTTGCAGCCTTGGGCGAATACAGGTTTGGTGCAGGAAAAGGATACGATAGCCTGTTTTACATTACCATCAGCACAGGTGTAGGCGGTGGTTGGATACTCAACGGTAAGCTTTGGCAAGGTGCAGGTGGAATGGCTGGCGAAATCGGGCATATGGTTGTAGATCCTGCTGGGCCTGTATGCTTATGCGGTAAGCGTGGATGTGTAGAACGTTTTGCATCAGGCCCATACATGGCACAAAATGCCAAGGATATCTTACAAAACCAACAACAACACGGAAATATACTGAGAAACTTAATACAAAATGACCTCAATTTGCTCACAGGTCAACTAATCAGCCAAGCAGCATCAAAAGGAGATAGTATAGCTCAAGCAGTATTGCTGAAATCAGCTTGGGCTTTAGGCGTAGGGATTGGTAACATCGCCAACCTCATCAATCCACAACGTTTCATCTTAGGTGGTAGCGTCACCAAAGCTGGAGAAATTTGGTGGAATACATTACAAACAACAGCAAGGGAAACAGCATTACCAGAAGTATCATTTGAAATCGTTCCCGCCGCATTAGGCGATGATGCACCATTATGGGGTGCAGTAGCCTTAGCCGAACACAATAACAGTAATTCTTAG
- a CDS encoding sensor histidine kinase, with amino-acid sequence MLLQIARVIFQRQLTRAIALPSVLLLSFSGVSWWQVNRLISAMQWVDHTDQVITQAYRTQKLLLDIQTGSRGYILTGELDILAPYLEARPVTGAAFEELKNLVADNPSQTQRLNQLILLYQEWDKMIAVAVERRRRGEVEPLFVFKVRDQKMDSMRQQIIDFIATEEQFRNNRSNTVRQTTQQVSATSFILAVVIGSILAYFIQGQILQVSKTYENALKTALEQSEISQRSAQRLADLHEIDRSILSAASDVKIIQDALERLRKIAGCQQAFVVLFDFERDTAQVIRASYDGVFPLDADANLRIEDFAPVAVLQQRQLRLIPDIAAVEKRPLILEQLLAAGLHSYMATPMRVQDNLIGELSLASFGVEAFNQENQQMAREVAEQLAIAIQQSQLRQELQNYAQELEQRVEKRTLELQEANQDLEAFNYSVSHDLRAPLRTMQGFAQALLEDYGKQLDTFGQSYLHYIADGAMQMDTLITDLLAYSRLSRSEIQMQPIDLSLVVHQAVKQLNAQIQEGQAQVTVNTPLLSVMAHPATLGQVILNLLSNAIKFVRPEVSPVIEIYCREYLQEGKSWVKLWVTDNGIGIEPEHQERIFRVFERLHGVEVYSGTGIGLAIVRKALEKMGGSCGVESQLGVGSRFWIALPKAES; translated from the coding sequence ATGCTGTTGCAAATTGCTAGAGTAATATTTCAACGTCAGCTGACTAGAGCGATCGCTTTACCTAGTGTTCTGTTATTGTCGTTTTCTGGGGTATCGTGGTGGCAAGTTAACCGCCTAATATCAGCGATGCAATGGGTAGATCACACAGATCAGGTAATTACTCAAGCCTACCGTACCCAAAAGCTGCTGTTAGATATACAAACAGGATCGCGTGGCTATATTCTTACGGGTGAATTAGATATCTTAGCACCCTACCTAGAAGCTAGGCCAGTTACTGGTGCTGCTTTTGAAGAGTTAAAAAATCTAGTTGCAGATAATCCCAGTCAAACGCAACGTCTGAATCAACTCATATTGTTATATCAGGAGTGGGATAAAATGATCGCCGTAGCTGTGGAACGGCGACGACGAGGAGAAGTTGAACCTTTGTTTGTGTTTAAGGTGCGTGATCAAAAAATGGACTCCATGCGCCAACAAATCATAGATTTTATTGCCACAGAAGAACAATTCCGAAACAACCGCAGTAATACTGTCCGACAGACAACGCAACAGGTGAGTGCCACTAGCTTTATTTTGGCTGTGGTAATTGGAAGTATTCTTGCTTACTTCATTCAAGGACAGATTTTACAGGTATCAAAAACTTATGAAAATGCTTTAAAAACTGCCCTGGAGCAATCTGAAATATCTCAACGCTCTGCCCAACGTCTAGCTGACTTACATGAAATTGACAGATCAATTTTATCTGCTGCATCTGATGTTAAAATTATACAAGACGCGCTAGAAAGATTACGTAAAATTGCTGGCTGCCAACAAGCGTTTGTTGTCCTGTTCGATTTTGAGCGCGACACGGCTCAAGTAATTAGAGCGAGTTATGATGGTGTTTTTCCACTAGATGCAGATGCTAATCTGCGAATAGAGGACTTTGCCCCAGTTGCAGTTTTACAACAAAGACAACTGCGCTTAATTCCAGATATTGCTGCTGTAGAAAAACGTCCACTAATTTTAGAGCAGCTGTTAGCCGCAGGATTGCATAGTTATATGGCAACTCCCATGCGGGTGCAGGATAATTTAATTGGTGAACTTAGCCTAGCAAGTTTTGGAGTAGAGGCTTTTAATCAAGAAAATCAGCAGATGGCAAGGGAAGTTGCCGAGCAATTAGCGATCGCTATTCAACAATCGCAACTGCGCCAAGAACTGCAAAATTACGCCCAAGAACTAGAGCAACGTGTTGAAAAACGTACTCTTGAGTTACAAGAAGCTAATCAAGACTTAGAAGCTTTCAACTACTCAGTTTCTCACGACTTACGAGCGCCACTACGCACTATGCAGGGCTTTGCTCAAGCGTTACTAGAAGATTACGGCAAGCAACTAGATACCTTTGGACAAAGCTATCTGCACTACATAGCAGATGGTGCTATGCAAATGGATACATTAATTACTGACTTGTTAGCCTACAGCCGTCTTAGTCGTAGTGAAATCCAAATGCAGCCTATTGATTTGAGTCTTGTAGTTCATCAGGCAGTTAAACAATTAAACGCACAAATTCAAGAAGGTCAAGCACAAGTTACAGTAAATACTCCTTTATTATCAGTCATGGCTCACCCCGCAACATTAGGACAAGTAATTCTCAACTTGTTAAGTAATGCCATTAAGTTTGTTAGGCCAGAAGTTTCACCTGTAATAGAGATATATTGCCGAGAGTATTTGCAAGAGGGCAAAAGTTGGGTAAAACTTTGGGTAACAGACAACGGTATCGGCATTGAACCAGAACACCAAGAACGGATTTTTCGTGTATTTGAAAGACTTCATGGTGTAGAAGTTTATTCTGGTACTGGCATTGGTTTAGCTATTGTGCGTAAAGCCTTAGAAAAAATGGGTGGTAG
- a CDS encoding sulfate ABC transporter substrate-binding protein, whose product MNLWQRPLKKLLVITEQTKYRFRLNSLKSFVSLVLVGAVLSVALAACTGGSNGNNAATENPTANPVAANKPNVELTLVSFAVTKAAHEAIIPKFVEKWKQEHNQNITFKQSYGGSGSQTRAVIDGLEADVVHLALALDTQKIEKAGLIQSGWEQENPNNGIVSKSVAAIITRTGNPKGIKTWADLARDDVKVITADPKTSGVARWNFLALWNSAIKADADEAKATEFVTKVYRNVPVLAKDAREATDVFGKGQGDALINYENEVILAQQKGSKLDYVIPDVNISIDNPIAVVDKNVDKHGTREVAEGFVKFLYTPEAQEEFVKLGFRPVDEKIAQSKEVTDKFPKVNTLGTVQDLGGWAEVDKKFFGDGGVFDQIQAKKR is encoded by the coding sequence ATGAACCTGTGGCAGCGTCCCCTGAAAAAACTGCTAGTGATAACAGAGCAGACAAAATATAGATTCAGACTCAACTCATTAAAAAGCTTTGTGTCACTAGTATTAGTTGGGGCAGTTTTGAGTGTAGCGTTAGCCGCCTGCACTGGTGGTAGTAATGGCAATAATGCTGCTACAGAAAACCCAACTGCTAATCCTGTGGCTGCGAACAAGCCAAACGTGGAATTAACCTTAGTTTCCTTTGCTGTTACCAAAGCAGCACACGAAGCAATCATTCCTAAATTTGTAGAAAAATGGAAGCAAGAGCATAATCAAAATATCACCTTTAAGCAAAGTTATGGTGGTTCTGGCTCTCAAACTCGCGCCGTTATTGATGGTTTAGAAGCTGATGTTGTTCATTTGGCGTTGGCTTTAGATACTCAAAAAATTGAGAAAGCGGGATTAATTCAGTCAGGATGGGAACAAGAAAATCCTAATAATGGGATTGTTTCTAAATCGGTAGCAGCAATTATTACTCGCACAGGCAACCCCAAAGGCATCAAAACATGGGCAGACTTAGCTAGAGATGATGTTAAAGTCATTACTGCCGACCCCAAAACTTCAGGTGTTGCTCGTTGGAACTTCTTAGCTTTGTGGAACTCCGCAATTAAGGCTGATGCAGATGAAGCAAAAGCAACAGAATTTGTAACTAAAGTTTATCGCAACGTGCCTGTTTTGGCTAAAGACGCAAGGGAAGCTACTGACGTATTTGGCAAAGGTCAAGGTGATGCTTTAATCAATTACGAAAATGAAGTAATATTGGCACAGCAAAAAGGTAGCAAATTAGATTATGTAATTCCTGATGTCAACATTTCTATTGACAACCCCATTGCCGTGGTAGATAAGAATGTTGATAAGCATGGTACAAGAGAAGTAGCAGAAGGGTTTGTCAAATTCCTCTACACCCCAGAAGCACAAGAAGAATTTGTGAAATTAGGATTCCGTCCAGTAGACGAGAAAATAGCTCAAAGCAAAGAAGTAACAGATAAGTTTCCCAAAGTAAATACTTTGGGTACTGTTCAGGACTTAGGCGGCTGGGCAGAAGTTGATAAAAAATTCTTTGGTGATGGCGGTGTTTTTGACCAAATTCAAGCCAAGAAAAGGTAA
- a CDS encoding permease, producing the protein MNQLNNGFTIFLSLLVEAMPFLLLGVLFSSTLLFFVDERKLVEKMPKNPLLGALVGSMVGFLFPVCECGNVPVARRLLMQGVPTPVAVGFLLAAPTINPIVIWATWTAFREQPEIVVLRVVFSLLIATIIGCVFSVQTDLQPIVQPAIARYLKFNPPVQPDAKRRGRSSPKDKGSSSLLRPGTYILGGRAGGMPTRLDANLTPASDTSSSNSKPFRDKMRLLLDNSVQELRDLGAVMIIGSAIAAAIQVLAPRELILSLGSGPITSILVMLVLATVVSICSTVDSFFALSFAATFSSGSILAFLVFGPMVDIKSVGLMLSLFKPKTIFYLFALAGLLTFLFTLFLNLHVI; encoded by the coding sequence ATGAATCAACTGAACAATGGTTTCACAATATTTCTGAGTCTGCTAGTCGAGGCGATGCCCTTTTTGCTGTTAGGGGTTCTATTCTCTAGTACGCTGCTATTTTTTGTTGATGAGCGTAAGTTAGTAGAAAAAATGCCCAAAAATCCCCTTTTAGGTGCTTTAGTTGGCAGTATGGTCGGCTTTTTATTTCCGGTTTGTGAATGCGGAAATGTACCAGTAGCGCGGCGTTTATTGATGCAAGGAGTACCGACACCTGTAGCAGTTGGTTTTTTACTAGCAGCACCAACAATTAACCCTATTGTAATCTGGGCAACATGGACAGCATTTAGGGAGCAACCAGAAATAGTTGTTTTACGTGTAGTATTTTCGCTGTTAATTGCCACAATTATTGGTTGTGTTTTCAGCGTGCAAACAGACTTACAGCCCATCGTCCAACCTGCGATCGCTCGTTACTTAAAGTTTAATCCCCCCGTCCAGCCAGATGCAAAACGCCGGGGTAGATCGTCACCAAAAGATAAAGGTTCATCCAGTCTGTTGCGTCCGGGAACATACATTTTAGGTGGTCGCGCAGGTGGTATGCCAACCCGACTGGATGCCAACCTCACCCCAGCCAGTGACACTAGCAGCAGCAACAGCAAACCTTTTAGAGATAAAATGCGCCTCCTGCTAGACAACAGTGTTCAAGAATTGCGAGATTTAGGCGCAGTTATGATTATTGGGAGTGCGATCGCTGCCGCTATTCAAGTCCTAGCACCCCGTGAACTTATCCTCAGTTTAGGATCAGGGCCGATTACCTCAATTCTCGTCATGCTAGTGTTAGCTACAGTAGTATCAATTTGTTCTACTGTCGATTCATTCTTTGCCCTGTCATTTGCTGCTACTTTTAGCAGTGGTTCAATATTAGCTTTCCTCGTCTTCGGGCCGATGGTTGACATCAAAAGTGTCGGCTTGATGTTATCCCTGTTCAAACCCAAAACCATCTTCTACTTATTTGCCCTAGCTGGACTCTTAACATTTTTGTTCACCCTTTTCCTTAACTTACACGTTATTTAA
- a CDS encoding sulfate ABC transporter substrate-binding protein gives MTLKIVSRLKSIAEAKKSTLTTWKPTLSQPSALVLAAGLGLSTLMPFAVTNLQTASANQKTQLISQRGQKVEITLVSYAVTKAAYEKIIPQFVAKWKREKGQDVIIKQSYGGSGSQTRAVIDGLEADVVALALALDTKKIEQAGLIKPGWEREAPNNSIVTRSVVALETREGNPKKIQSWSDLAKPGIRVITANPKTSGGARWNFLALWGAIAKNGGSEAQALDYVTKVYRNVPILPKDAREASDAFYKKSQGDVLLNYENEVVLAAQQGKTSPSYIIPQTNISIDGPVAVVDKVVDKRGSRAVSEAFVKFLYTPEAQREFAKVGFRPVNTAVAKEVEKKYPKVSKLYNVQSLGGWDAIQKKFFDDGAIFDKIQSGRR, from the coding sequence ATGACACTTAAAATTGTATCAAGGCTCAAATCAATTGCCGAGGCGAAAAAGTCCACACTTACTACATGGAAGCCAACTTTAAGCCAACCATCGGCTTTAGTGCTAGCAGCAGGCTTGGGTTTAAGTACCTTAATGCCATTTGCTGTCACAAATTTACAAACTGCATCGGCAAATCAGAAAACACAACTGATTAGCCAAAGAGGACAAAAGGTAGAAATTACTCTGGTTTCTTATGCAGTAACAAAGGCTGCTTACGAGAAAATTATTCCTCAATTTGTCGCTAAATGGAAGCGAGAAAAGGGTCAAGATGTAATCATTAAGCAGAGTTATGGTGGCTCTGGTTCTCAAACCCGTGCTGTTATCGACGGCTTAGAAGCTGATGTCGTCGCTCTAGCCTTGGCGCTAGATACCAAAAAAATTGAACAAGCTGGCTTAATTAAACCAGGTTGGGAAAGAGAAGCACCCAACAATTCTATTGTGACTCGCTCAGTAGTAGCTTTAGAAACTAGAGAAGGAAATCCCAAGAAGATTCAAAGTTGGAGTGATTTAGCTAAACCTGGAATTAGAGTCATTACAGCTAACCCCAAAACTTCCGGTGGTGCGCGGTGGAACTTCCTTGCTTTGTGGGGTGCGATCGCTAAAAATGGAGGTAGTGAAGCTCAAGCTCTAGACTATGTAACCAAAGTTTATAGGAACGTGCCTATATTACCTAAAGATGCACGGGAAGCCAGCGATGCTTTTTACAAAAAAAGTCAAGGCGATGTACTACTAAACTACGAAAACGAAGTCGTCTTAGCTGCTCAACAAGGAAAAACATCACCCTCTTACATTATTCCTCAAACCAACATCTCTATAGATGGCCCAGTTGCAGTAGTTGACAAAGTTGTAGATAAACGCGGTAGTCGTGCTGTTTCCGAAGCTTTCGTTAAATTTCTTTACACTCCAGAAGCGCAACGCGAGTTTGCCAAAGTTGGTTTTAGGCCAGTTAACACTGCTGTAGCTAAAGAAGTAGAGAAAAAATATCCCAAAGTTTCCAAACTCTACAATGTCCAAAGCTTGGGCGGTTGGGACGCTATACAGAAGAAATTCTTTGATGACGGCGCTATTTTTGACAAAATCCAAAGTGGACGACGTTAA
- a CDS encoding TIGR03943 family putative permease subunit, producing MTKSQIPSKFLSWLDVLAITAWGVLLLRYWLTNKLNLLIHPNYFWLVIVAGIVLLIIGFAKAQELWRLRPQVIAPNSQHITLFAPGWGSGLLLTTAILGFIITPQVFASDKALQRGVTDLLSTSRLQPQSFRASVRPEERSLVDWVRTINVYPEPDSYIGQKAKVQGFVIHPPDIGNEYIFLARFVLTCCAADAYPVGLPVKLGTNQERYAPDTWLEVEGQMTTETLSGKRQVTIAATSLKKIPQPENPYSY from the coding sequence ATGACTAAATCTCAAATTCCTAGTAAATTTCTCTCCTGGCTTGATGTCCTGGCAATCACAGCTTGGGGAGTATTATTGCTGAGATATTGGCTGACTAACAAACTTAATTTGTTGATTCACCCTAATTATTTTTGGTTAGTGATAGTAGCTGGTATCGTCCTATTGATTATTGGTTTTGCCAAGGCTCAAGAATTGTGGCGCTTACGTCCTCAGGTAATTGCCCCAAACTCTCAACACATAACTTTATTTGCCCCTGGCTGGGGTAGCGGTTTGCTATTAACCACAGCAATTTTAGGCTTTATTATTACACCCCAAGTCTTCGCTAGTGATAAAGCCCTCCAAAGAGGTGTGACTGATTTACTATCTACCTCTCGCCTACAACCCCAATCCTTCCGCGCCTCAGTTCGACCGGAGGAGCGATCGCTTGTAGACTGGGTACGGACAATTAATGTTTATCCTGAACCAGATTCTTATATAGGACAAAAAGCCAAGGTGCAAGGATTTGTCATTCATCCCCCAGACATTGGCAATGAATATATATTCCTCGCTAGATTTGTTCTTACCTGCTGTGCTGCGGATGCTTACCCTGTGGGTTTACCAGTCAAATTAGGCACTAATCAAGAACGCTATGCACCAGACACTTGGTTAGAAGTAGAAGGACAAATGACGACAGAAACCCTAAGCGGTAAACGTCAAGTGACTATCGCCGCCACCTCTTTAAAAAAAATTCCTCAACCAGAAAATCCTTACAGTTATTAG
- the cysW gene encoding sulfate ABC transporter permease subunit CysW, whose protein sequence is MTVNKPKLHSSGTEKGKGRPPQKNSFVPAILIFIAIAYLALVQYIPALNVFVQAFSKGIGPFFENLTHSDFLSAAWLTLLLALIAVPLNTVFGLCAAWAIARHKFPGRALVLSIIDLPFSISPVVAGLMIVLLYGRNGWFGPLLEANDIKIIFAFPGMVLATAFVSMPFVAREVIPVLEEFGKDQEEAAKTLGANEWQTFWRVTLPGIRWGLLYGIILTNARAMGEFGAVSVVSGNIANKTQSLPLFVEDAYKQYETEAAFSAAVLLALLAVVTLVLKEIVERRTQIKDVE, encoded by the coding sequence ATGACAGTAAATAAGCCAAAATTACATTCATCTGGGACTGAGAAGGGGAAAGGTAGACCGCCACAAAAAAACAGTTTTGTTCCAGCAATTTTAATTTTTATCGCGATCGCTTATTTAGCCCTAGTTCAATATATCCCCGCACTCAACGTATTTGTACAAGCCTTTAGTAAAGGAATAGGGCCATTCTTCGAGAACCTCACCCATAGCGACTTTCTCAGTGCCGCTTGGTTAACCCTATTATTGGCATTAATAGCAGTACCTTTAAATACAGTATTTGGCTTGTGTGCAGCTTGGGCGATCGCTCGTCATAAATTTCCAGGCCGTGCTTTAGTATTAAGTATCATCGACTTGCCCTTTTCCATCTCGCCTGTAGTCGCCGGCTTGATGATTGTTTTACTTTATGGGCGTAATGGCTGGTTTGGGCCTTTACTAGAAGCAAATGACATCAAAATCATCTTTGCTTTCCCGGGGATGGTATTAGCTACAGCGTTTGTCAGTATGCCCTTTGTCGCTCGTGAAGTCATCCCTGTATTAGAGGAATTTGGCAAAGACCAAGAAGAAGCTGCCAAAACCTTGGGCGCAAATGAGTGGCAAACATTTTGGCGTGTCACCCTACCGGGGATTCGCTGGGGCTTACTCTACGGCATAATTTTGACTAACGCCAGAGCAATGGGTGAATTTGGTGCAGTATCAGTAGTATCAGGTAACATTGCCAATAAAACCCAGAGTTTACCTCTGTTTGTAGAAGATGCTTACAAGCAGTACGAAACAGAAGCAGCCTTCTCTGCGGCAGTTCTTTTAGCCCTATTAGCAGTAGTTACCTTAGTATTGAAAGAGATTGTAGAACGCAGAACACAGATTAAGGATGTGGAGTAA
- the cysT gene encoding sulfate ABC transporter permease subunit CysT yields MTLSPTTEVDNKTSNWKAFIKKAFNLPWTWRITIAYLTVMLFVPVIAMFLKASTEPPSEFWRIATSEVALATYNVTFVTSLLAALLNGVFGTLIAWVLVRYDFPLKRIVDATVDLPFALPTSVAGLTLATVYSDNGWIGSLLEPLGIKVSFTRLGVWVAMVFISLPFIVRTVQPVLQEVERDVEEAAWSLGASQWETFSKVILPPLFPSILTGVALGFSRAVGEYGSTVIISSNTPYEDLIAPVLIFQRLEQYDYSGATVIGVVLLAISLILLLGINLLQGWARRYDSK; encoded by the coding sequence ATGACCTTATCTCCCACTACTGAAGTTGACAATAAAACTTCTAACTGGAAAGCATTTATAAAAAAAGCCTTTAATCTGCCTTGGACATGGCGCATTACTATCGCCTATCTAACAGTAATGTTGTTTGTTCCTGTAATCGCCATGTTTCTTAAGGCTAGTACAGAACCACCTTCGGAGTTTTGGCGAATTGCTACTAGTGAAGTGGCATTAGCAACGTATAATGTGACCTTTGTTACTTCATTACTGGCAGCCTTACTCAATGGCGTATTTGGTACGCTTATTGCTTGGGTATTGGTGCGCTACGACTTCCCTCTCAAAAGAATAGTAGATGCTACCGTAGATTTACCATTTGCATTGCCGACATCAGTAGCAGGTTTAACATTAGCAACCGTTTACAGCGATAATGGCTGGATTGGTTCTTTGTTAGAACCACTAGGAATTAAGGTATCATTCACCCGTTTAGGGGTTTGGGTGGCAATGGTATTTATTTCCTTACCTTTTATCGTTCGCACAGTACAACCTGTACTACAAGAGGTAGAGCGTGACGTTGAAGAAGCAGCTTGGTCTTTAGGTGCTTCCCAATGGGAAACATTTTCCAAGGTGATATTACCACCATTGTTTCCGTCGATTTTAACTGGTGTTGCCTTGGGCTTCTCTCGCGCAGTGGGTGAGTATGGCTCGACTGTAATTATTTCCTCCAACACACCCTATGAAGATTTGATTGCGCCTGTGTTGATTTTCCAAAGATTAGAGCAGTATGACTATTCAGGGGCAACAGTAATTGGTGTAGTTCTGCTAGCAATTTCTTTGATACTGCTATTAGGAATTAATTTGTTGCAAGGGTGGGCAAGAAGATATGACAGTAAATAA
- a CDS encoding sensor histidine kinase: MPQEFCSLISPPVLAAGSDRDLRLDSTIQELPMYTFAVEVSVTGAEVGKYFDKYPLLPGVILLEQGKYIGMISRRRLVEFLMRPYGQELFFKEPLEVLYSYARLAILVLADTTPILAAMQNTLRRSPEFLAEPIVVHTADNSYKLLDPHELNVAAWQIRGVETQVRYERSQAQMIQNDKMARLGRLVDGVAHEILDPVGFIWGNLTHIANYSQDLLKLISAYDDCLPQGCAEINHIKDEIEFDYLAEDLSKAITSARSGAERLKKLVTSLQNFCHIDAVYPKPMDLHASIDSIVILIKSRLKGEITIIKNYGNLPPVSCFIGQLNQVLMNLLSQAVDSLLDESVRQQLQSDCHKSPKNPTIEITTAVISQPATQPNQTDSRWVSICVADNGPGMSDELQQQILENFSIEKRTEKETSLAVSYRIITARHGGKLNFSSKLEIGTKFEILLPLL, encoded by the coding sequence GTGCCACAAGAATTTTGTTCTCTGATCTCACCGCCTGTTTTAGCTGCTGGTAGCGATCGCGATTTACGCTTAGATTCGACTATCCAAGAACTACCAATGTACACTTTTGCAGTGGAAGTTAGCGTTACTGGGGCAGAAGTAGGAAAATATTTTGACAAGTACCCCTTGTTACCAGGAGTAATTTTACTGGAACAGGGAAAATATATCGGCATGATTTCACGGCGACGACTAGTAGAATTTTTGATGCGTCCCTATGGTCAAGAGTTGTTTTTTAAGGAACCATTAGAAGTTCTTTACAGTTATGCTCGTTTAGCTATTCTAGTGCTAGCGGATACTACACCCATCTTAGCAGCGATGCAAAATACACTGAGGCGATCGCCAGAATTTTTAGCAGAACCTATAGTAGTGCATACAGCAGACAATTCCTACAAATTACTAGACCCCCATGAATTGAATGTTGCAGCCTGGCAAATTCGCGGTGTAGAAACTCAAGTACGCTACGAACGCAGCCAAGCCCAAATGATTCAAAACGATAAAATGGCTAGGCTGGGGAGATTAGTAGATGGAGTAGCACACGAAATTTTAGACCCCGTAGGTTTTATTTGGGGTAACTTAACTCATATTGCTAACTATAGCCAAGATTTACTCAAGTTAATATCTGCTTACGATGATTGTTTACCCCAAGGTTGTGCAGAAATTAATCATATTAAAGATGAGATTGAATTTGATTATTTAGCAGAAGATTTATCTAAAGCAATAACTAGCGCTCGTTCGGGAGCAGAAAGACTCAAAAAACTCGTCACCAGCTTGCAAAACTTTTGTCATATTGATGCAGTTTATCCTAAACCAATGGATTTACACGCCTCGATAGACAGTATTGTTATTTTAATTAAAAGCCGTTTAAAGGGGGAAATTACTATCATTAAAAACTACGGAAACCTCCCGCCTGTATCTTGCTTTATTGGTCAATTAAATCAAGTGTTAATGAATCTCTTAAGTCAAGCTGTAGATAGTTTGCTAGATGAATCTGTGCGTCAGCAATTACAATCAGATTGTCATAAAAGTCCTAAAAATCCAACGATAGAAATTACCACAGCAGTTATCTCTCAACCTGCAACTCAACCCAACCAAACCGATTCGCGTTGGGTTTCTATTTGTGTGGCAGATAATGGCCCTGGCATGTCTGATGAATTACAACAACAAATACTGGAAAATTTTTCGATAGAAAAAAGAACGGAGAAAGAGACAAGTTTAGCAGTTAGTTATCGGATCATTACTGCTAGACATGGCGGCAAATTAAATTTTTCATCCAAACTAGAAATTGGGACAAAATTTGAAATCCTATTACCTTTGCTTTAG
- a CDS encoding NIL domain-containing protein, translating to MASDKTLTNKRIRLRIPKDYHQEPVISRLVSEYGLTVNIAAAILGANAVGDGWFDLDLQGTDAQIKSGLNYLQELELEVWDETKSGNW from the coding sequence ATGGCTAGTGACAAAACGCTTACCAATAAAAGGATTCGATTACGGATTCCTAAAGACTATCACCAGGAACCTGTAATTTCTCGCCTAGTATCAGAATATGGTTTGACTGTAAATATTGCTGCGGCGATTTTAGGAGCTAATGCTGTTGGCGATGGTTGGTTTGACTTAGATTTACAAGGTACAGATGCACAAATCAAAAGTGGGCTGAACTATCTACAGGAGTTAGAGCTAGAAGTTTGGGATGAAACAAAATCGGGTAATTGGTAA